The genomic DNA CGTCACAGTAACCAATAAGATTGGTAAAGTTCTTATGGTTAACACGGGACAGAGAAGCAATCTGTAAGCAtataagacaaaaaaattaGCAACAGTTAAGTTTGAAAAATCAGAGTTCCTCTGTCAATTGAATTGGGATTCTCGATGTTATAAGAAGGAGAAAACCTTTCTCCTATAGGCCATCTCCATGTTCTTTGACCAATCTTCGGAAGAAGTAACAACAGTAGAATCAACAGCAATCTCAACTCCACTGGACAGTGTTCCTTTATATATGGTGCATTTTTCAAAACTGTTAATGATATTGCTGAAATCTTCACAGGCTGTCTCCAACTCTGCTCGATTTAACTTGGGGACCCCTGCATTTCATACAAGCGCAGAAAATAAGTTAACAGGGAATTCTAACTCAAGCGAGAGCATCCACATCACATTGGAGTCCTAACATGGTCGAATCGAGCAATTTTACAGCCACTGAATTGCTTGAAAATGGAATCTATCCATCTATATTAGTCAATTCTGTCTGAGATATTTACAAGTTATCATCTCAATCAATTATTTTCATCGAATGTCAATGATTATTTGCTACTTAACAAACTTGACTGAAATGAGTTCTAGCCTAACTATCATCAAACATGTTTGAAGAATGTAGTGAAAGCAAGATATAATAGTCTTCCAAATATTAAGTGGAATAAACACATATCAGtcaaaatatgagttttttatGACATAggctttaattttatattttcaaaaagaaaaacaaacatccATCCAGTGATATGCTCAAGAGACAGTATTACCTGTTACAAATGCTTTCTGCAACTGTCCACTTATTCCTGTCTTCCATGGCTTTATTACTTTTGCAGCTCGTTTTCGCAAAATGCAAAACATGATCACGGTAAAAATGGCCAAGAAAACCACAccgaagaaaataataatatatttccaGAGTTTACTTGGAGCACCATTAGCTGAATTTGGCTGACTTGTTTGATTATCATGTGGAAAACCGGTAGCTGAATGCAGTGGTGCAGAAGAttgattttgtttcttattgGCATCTGGCACAGCCGGGAAAGATCCACTACTTATTGAAATTGGAATAACACTGATCTGTATAGTAGGTCCACCGCTATAAGGTGCAGCTGCAAGGTTATTGGACTGATCAAGCAACTTACGACGTGCAGAACTGATTAGATTTGATACATCTGGACCAAACTCCGACTCGTCAGAACCTACATGATGCGAGGCATGTTTTGAAAGTCAATTAAAAGCATATATTTCAGTCTGCCACATACCACAAATGAATCAAGATTCTCTACTCACTAGGAAGATTGCCCCAGTAATTCTCCTCATAGCCATGAGAAGCGGCCTTTCCAAGCTTGAACCTTCAAATAAGAGCAGACAATTTTAgcaagttgaaagaaaaatatgtatgtaTTGAGATTGAAATGGGGAAAAATGCTGTCTACATACAGTTGCAGCACCATGGCCTTAAGATATCTTTTAAGTGCTCCTTTAATTGGAACAGCCAAAGATTTTTCCTCGTTCCATTGCTTGAGATCTCTATACCAGATGCTGTTCACACCATGCACCAAAAGGTCAAACTTTCTTGTTAACCATATAAAAGATGCAACAAATTTGAGAGAAGTACACAAATCCCAGTGGATGATGATGCACAGATTTTaaacacaaattttaattttatcttcacACTATACAGACCTCTAGTCAATAAAGAATTACATTGCCATCGTCGTGATGATGCATAAGATTTAACAGATGAATTAAAAGCTCCATCACAACGAATATCTGTACCTTCCAAAGAATTGCACTGGAACTTTAcatccaaataaaaattaactattTCAGTTGTGATAATATAGGAGATCTCAGACAGATTCACATTtcacaaaatatttgaaaacaatTAACATCGACATGATTAAGAAATCATAACTGTGCTCCATTTGATATATCTAGAATAAGTAAATACAGGCACAATGGCACATTGTAAGTTTAACCAACTAGGTAGAATCTATTTCACACAATGCCCGGTCTAGTTGAAATAATTTACCAAAAACCACCCAATATACATCAGTGTTTGCATGAGAATAAATTTTGTGAGAGAAACGGTTCTTATAATTAACTTTCCCCTACATTTAGGTGaagcaagagaaaaagaagcatGCAATGGAATTACTACGATCACTCACTCGGTCAaggaaaaaatatgaagatatgCTTACCAATGTGCAAACTTTCTATTTTTGCACTGAAATAAACTTGTCAGAGGTGACGAATAGTTGTCACTAAATAGTGATTTGGAAGGCAATTCCATGTTCCCGAGCTCTTGAGAACCGCCACCTTCAATTTTATTGTCATGAACCAACCTAAGGAATAATAAAATCTCATTGAAGATATGCCAAGAAAtcttacaaaataaataagctATTAGAGTTAACTTACAATTGCTTTAACAACAACATCCTGCCAATTTCCGCAGGGATATTTCCTGTCAAATTATTCTCCCTTAAATCCAACAACTTCAAATTGTCTAGATCTCCAAGTTCCTTGGGAATGGTGCCAGAAAAATTGTTCTTGCATAACACACTATTTCAAAGTAACAAAGGGAGGGTATCTGAATTAGAAATAGCATGAAATATAGATTACTAGATTAAGTCAACTGAACTGTTGGACTTTTAAACTTCTGAGGAAATAGCCTCTAATTTAATCTTTCAATGAAGAGATGGATTAACAAATAGGGTAAAACAGTGAAGAATCCTTACAGAGATTTTAAGTGATTAAGTTTCCCAAGATGAGGAGTCAATGTCCCTTCCAATGATTGGCCATTTAGGTCCCTGCAAGAAATAGCAAGAAGATACAAAATCCTATAAGCACAAAATATTCAACACTGTATTCACCTCAATCAAAATGGAAGCTTTCTTCAAACGTCAAGAACCATTACGTGTATTAGTCGTCATGAAAAAATAACAGCACTGTCTCACTGGAAAACTTAAAAGGAGGAAACCAAAGGAACTTACAGGATTTGCACTTTACCATCAACACAATGAACTCCCATCCACTTGCAAGGGTTGGAATCATTTGGATTCCAATTTAGTAGAGCACCATACGGATCAGAAATTATTCTTACCCGAAATTCCCACAAAGCAATTCCTGCAAAGTTCCATTCcaattacaacaacaaaaacaatctcACATCAAGATACAACAAATGTATTACACCAAATCCAAACAATCCATTGTAAGTTGTAAAAGGCTAATTCATAAAAATCACCTTCATCATTCAGAGACCAGCACAGTCGAATTCCCCAGATACaaatcaatccaatataaattcTGAGCCATAATCCAAACCGATCCCATATGCATTCCATTGCAGTAGGAAGGCAGTGGTCGCTTTGGTAGAGGCGCAGATTTGTATCTCTCTTTATAAGCTAGAAGCTATATGATATGTCAAATCATTGTACAAAATTTGGCAAGGTTTAACTGTAAATAGAAACCCTTAAGCCTTTTGAGATGAAGGTAACTAATCAACTAAGCAAAACTTGTATGTTACAAAGgaaagcaaaaataaatgcaGCAGTTGGTACAAAGATAACATCAGGGTCTCTCATCCTTCTATGAATCCTTCCTTACAACCCTTCCCTCAACAAATACATAACCAAGCTCAGTATCTTCTTCTCAGAGGATTCCCAACACTATGGTTTgagctgaaaaaaaaaaaaaatcatacccaCATAACCAATTAACTAACTTTTTCAAaccctgaattttttttttttatgcaaagcTGATAACAAAGtaacaaaccaaaaccataacaATGAAGAAACATGGAATAACCCTATTAGCAAGCAACCTTTTTTAGAGtatcataaaaatttaattcttttccTAAAAGAAAGGGATAAAAATCTTTGTAGCATCGACATTTCTGATGAAAGGCATATCCTTGTGTCTGACACATGATACGATGACATTGatagataaaaagtaaaaaggTAAGAATTTGTAAGAAAGAATAGAATTACCATGCAAAAGGGAGAAAAGGGTGCAAGAAAAGGAAGTCCTTTGTTGGATTGAAATTGAAGAAATCAAGAATGTGGAGGGGGGGATTGATTTGAGAGCTtgaatgaaagaaagagaaaaaaggcAGCAAAAATTACAAGGAATTAATAGATAAAtcgtattaattaattaataaaatgataatcaaAGAATTAAAGCACAAGATTCTTTTCTTGTAAATGCTGCCTTTTTCAAGATGATCTCagaggaagttcctcttttcgATCATCTTcaccaagtttctctctctctctctcccctctcTCTATGTTACAATGtttgtgtttggttttttttttttcctttctttctctttcttttgttttctctctCATCAATACCCGCGCAAATTTTGCGCTATAACAAAACATGTTTTCTAAAACTAAAATTCTTTGTAGGTCCCATTGGCTCTAACTTCCGAATAACTCGGACGCGCTTTTGATGTCACTGTGATATTCTTATCTTACCCGAAAACTTCCAACAAAATCCTtattatataatcaaattttgcaGAGAAATGGTTTTCGTGCTGTCACGAATGTAAAAGTGTCAATTGTTGTTAAAAcgtttcacattttttaattcctttcttGAAATTCAATCGTTGAATTTATTCATCCTATTGAATCTATGATATAATCTTGATACTAGCTCTCTCACATTCTGACCAGTTGAGTTagatatttttactaaattatatattttaaaaaagtttggCGATAATTTTTGACAAAGAATATAGATGGttaacacattttaaatatatgattaatGGTATTTAGTGGATGATTAGTAAATATGGCGATGTATCgcaatttatttatcattataaCAACTGATTTGAGGTGGATCAAGAACATGGTTGCAATGGTGTGATGCTGATACATTTGCAAACACTATTCAGTTTTCGAAATAGAATGTGTACCTTTTTCTTGGTGTACATATCATTTTATAACAAGAATTTTAGGAGAAATGGACTAGAATAATGTTAATGAGTTGTGGCTTAGCTATATTCATTAGTAATTAAGCATGTATTTAAATTGTGTTAATCATTTCAATAACTAGaaaagacttaaaaaaaaaaaaattggttatttAGTTAAATATCCTAGTAGCGAGAATTATACTCCTTAACTGTGGAttaatgataaattttaaattttaactcaCATCCCAACACATCAAATATCTCTACAGAACAATCCGCCTATttataaaacttgatttttagtTCTCTTTAacctttgggattttttttgtcCTACCTATTTTTATGATATGACACGAATCGGATAAAAATTAATCCTTGTCATTAATCAATATACccatataattatttttctaattaaatatatttaaatattaatatttttgataaagtgataaaaaaaaacacattaatcAAAATCCTACTTGATGCAGACCCCTTTTATCATGTTGAAGAAGGTTGAAATCTCGGCACTCATTTTTACGGCTCATTTGGCTTATTTGTGTTTGGATAGTATGGAATGAACGCAATAatagattattaaaaaatataaaaaatttcataccTCAATTActggataaaataaaatattatacttttttgtGGCTTAAAGCTAATaatgtcaattttatttatgacTTTGAGAGGTGGTGGTTGAACCCTTTTATCATGTATTGGATAATGTAACATCCCAATATTTTAGATatattatacaaatatttattcTATATTACTTGATGGGTTATTGGTCAATTATGAGTGACAATAAGATGATTTTTCGATGTGTAATTTGTATATGACATagtaaatcaattttaattttattgactATTGAatctatcaatttttatttaaaccaatatataaatatgaatatatatgatGCTGATGAGATAGTTGCACAAGAATAAAAACTATAGTAAACCgtgttgtgtattttttttagatatttcaaaagttactcaaaaatgttgttttgcacttgtttcattttattatttttgtatcaATCTCTTCTATTATTTTCTACGTGCTTATTTCTTTTGCTTAGTCAATGCCTATTTTTACTCAAACTTAGCCAGAGTTTTGCTTTTGTTTACTGAATCAAGGACCCATCTTGCTCATTAGACATGTTCAGTTTTGTTGACCTAGTATACCTTGCTAAATATAAGAAATCCACCTCTCACGTTTTAATATGCTACCTATAATTATGTTATGAGTGACCCATTAAATAAACTTAGTTTTCATTCctttattttctgattttgttcAAGAGTAACCGTCACATGTTTATCTATCTAGTTATGCCATGAATAACACAATCAGAGAAGAGACTTGAAATAACTCTCACGGCTACAAACATCCTGCAGATAGACATGTAACAAATACACCCTAGCAGTCTCCTTTGATTATCACTTCTTCATCGGACTCTCTGCTCATTATTGGACCTTCAAATATTTCCTATGTCCATCAATTAGTTCCTATCATTCCTTCTTTGTCCAACTCGTGTAAGTTGTTAAGACTTTCTATTCTTCTATTTCATTCATTGTCTCATTCCATAAAAGTACAATTTTATTCCATTTTGTCTTCCTAAACTTGCCTCTATACGTAGAATTGTGATTGCACTTTTGTTGGCTGTcaaattgtgttgattttggtgGAGTTGGATCACGACACATGATCCCTTGTTGTCAACAGTTGGATCGTCAAAATAATCCCTAGAGTGAGAGAAAACGTGTCTGCACCATAGTTGTGACTTTGAGGTGGTTTAGAGTTTGACTAGGAAGAAAAGCTCTCGAGCTAAGAGCTTTTTCCCCATAAATTATTACTAAGTGATAGGGCTTTGTTATTAAACACGGGTAACAATTCTTGtcttttgaaaagaagaaaacaattaaaatatttatttacatggtaaaatctaatattttataagagtgattattttaattgagttttaTATGATAGTTGTGTATGATGTGATGcggaatgatatttgtattttattttattatgtttatatgtATTTGTGATGCTTAGAAAGACATGTtagattttgattaattaaggaaaatgaaAAGAGATGGAAATGCGAGTTTTATtgaaagggttaatagtgttttacctcctgtaatatatgtcattttcggtttttggttttggaccttcatgaattttgatagtacaaaatcgaagatatgacggggggtaaatcgaaatttgctcaaattaacagggggtaaaccgattgctcaaattacaagggggtaaacctatatttgctcaaattacagggggtgaaattttccatgaaggtccaaaaccaaaaaatcttcaaatttcaaggatgaaattaaaaaaaaaaaaaatttacagggggaaaattggaaatgacctatattacaagggagTAAAGCACGgtggggtttagcatgggaaagggaAGTTGTTTCCCATGAtgagaaagttttttttgactATCAGATTAAGTAAGGAGCACACTCTTATCATGTTCTCTCAACACTGAATTTTTTCACACTATCTTTCCCAACTATTCTATCTCCTCCATGTCTCTTTCACCAACCACAATCAGCAACTCACCTTCAAACAAATCCATTTcattcaagtttcaacaaaGAACTTTGAGGAAGCAAATAAATACACACTGTTGAATCAGAATGAGCCTCTTGAAGAACAATTTAAGCCTACCAGCAACTATCCTACCAAAAACTTTCCTCCAAAcaaatcattttcatcaatttgagcctcTCTTGAATCGGAATAAACCCATTTCATAGAAAACCTTCCATACCTTTAATTCACAACGAATCACAGTTCACATTCTCCGTAGGTTTAGATTTGTTCAACTTTATTGGATTAAgcaatgttttttaattaaccACAAAGAATAagattcaaatattaaaaagaagtGAATTCCATAAAGAACAAAATCTTTGAGCTAATACAAAACCAATACACCAAAACAAGAGAGAAAAGTCAATACTACTCTCTTAAAATATAAGTctgattataaataaataaaaaacaacacagaaaatgaagggaaaaaaaaacaagatcaCTTGGGTTTTGAgaaattaatgggttttgagaTCTGGTCGCAAGAGTGAGAAATATGAATTTGGAGAAGACAGTGTGAAATATATGGTGTGGACAGACCATCATAAAATGTGTGCACCTCTTTAATCTGACAGtcaaaaaaaactttcccaTCGTGGGAAACAACTtccctttcccatgctaaaccccaccgtaaagcactattaacccttattgAAAAGATTGTTTTTGATCGTGTTCATGGTGATGTGAGATATATAATTATTTCTGTGTCGTGCCTTTGTGGCGGGTAAATATCATATTGCATTGTTGTGCCTAAGTGGCAAGATTTAGTTTACATTTCTTAGTGGTGCCTAAGTGGCGGGATTTAGttttcattatcattatcatgcATGACATGTGATTAAACTGttatatatacaaaagaaaTGTGTATGAACTTTACCTTAAAgacttaaatgtatttttcctatttctttttaattgagAAGTTTTGATACTATCTATTTTGTGGCATTGTTCTTGTGCTTTGAGtatgaaccaatttggataaggaAATTGACCCTTACGTTAATATGATGTTGTAGGTACCAAAGATTATATATGAAGTTTGATGTGTGATGAAAGCGTACGCGGAGacaaaaattgggtttttgattgaattgtaactctagaagaaaattttgaaggataattaatttaagaattttgtataagtttttctaataatttattattgatgataaacaaaaatagtagtatttttgaaaaatgagaaTGTATTAAGCGTAATGTCTTGGACCAAAATTCGGGGAGTTACagataaccattttttttaattattttgttgacaaCTTGTAATTATTAGTGGTTTTCTTGGTACACCTTAGACTAAGGAGACTACTCAGtgttaatatattctatttttttgtttgttaaaaaatatgcGGTTGTGATTTTTGTATGTAGATAAAGTGTTTAAGTTTTTTGATTTGTTCACTTTAGTCagagaattctgctctttaccaAAACAGTTGTGCTCATTTTTAAAGTAAATGTCCAAAATATCCCTACGCATGTTAATCCACGCTAGTGTAAATGGAAACGTAAAACACAGCGTGAGTTAAGATACGTCGGTTTCCTTTCCCCTAAAATTCACACTGAACCTTTATAGTTTGTTGTTATACATGTGCTACACCTATGCCATGCCATAGGAAAACGGTGCCAACTATTCAAATAGATGTGCTGGCAACAATAGCTTGCTgaattatgaaattaaattacatGTGTATGCATCACAGTAATCCCAAAACATTTATGTCGGCAAGGCTCAGGCTACATATGCACTTCAGGAGGAAAATTTGATGCTGAAGGAGCAAATCGAAGTGTCGATTATGgagaaaaattcttttaaaaacgGATTTAGGATCCGGCATGAACGTCTTGctgattatgataataagaaTCAAGAATTGCAGCATTTGAAACACTTGGCGTCTCAATACCAGGAATAGATCAAAACTAATTTGAGAGTTTgacaattttaattcaattttacatAGGAATGATagagcgtgagttaagtcatgaGTTTATGATCGTGAGTTAACCTACGTaggaatattttaaatttttattttggaactGCTCGGAACTATTTGGATAATAATCAGAATAGTTAGATTAGAGCCGGAGTTGTGCTTTCCATGTGTGGTGCTGCATGCAACTCTTGGGCTCAACTCTTGAGATTTGCTGCCTTACTGGGCTGACCTTTTTATTCTGTGGGCTTTTCCTTGTTTTTGTTGCGGGCCTTTCCCTTGAAAACAAATGTTTTTTAAGGATGACACTTACTTTTTCCACCTTATTTGATTTCTTGTGCGCCCTATGcagttcatattatataatttagctaaaaaaaaaacaatgaagcCATCCAAAACATGTTAGATATTTCGTATTTTAGAATTCGACCATGGTTCATGAGAAACTCATAGGGTTGGAAAAAGTAAGCGTCTTCGGCATTTACATGGTTCACAAATTTGATCAGTTTCTGTTGTAAAGTGTGTAAAAGTATAATCAGtactatataataataataataataataataataataataataatagcagcaacaacaacaacaataataataattcactAGTCCCAACTCAACTGATTAAACATACTGAAATTATAGTTGGACATCATAATTGAGGTTCAAATCTCATTCTTTCACTTCGGTGTGTAAGTTtccaataattattttgatgagttgAGCGGACTTGGATAACAACTCCTTCATTTCATTAGAGGAAGATGATGTACCAGCAAGTACTACGATGAGCAAATAAAAAAGCCTCATACAAGTGATGTTTTTATGGTAGAAAAGTGTGTGTATCTGAATACATGCTAGCTACGAGGGTTTTGGGGTCTCTCAAACTCTATTTTGGACAACTATCTGAAGGTGAGCAGATTAGAACAAGTTGATATggaatttgaaagaaacaatCCATATTGATTCAGCGGCCCTGCTTACATGCATATAGGGGAAGTCCTTGAGATAGTTTATATCATATGCTAGCTAGAACCAATGAGGAAATGAACTTtgactaagatttttttttgtggtggtcggggttcaaTCTTGCATATTTTTACGCATTGTCCTAACCAACCGAGCTAAGCTCACAGGACTGactaagattaattttttttttttttttttttttatggtggccggggtttgaaccccggaccttacatatttttatgcattgtcataccaactaagttaaactcacgaggacgaCTAAGATTAATAGGcaatatatataagttttttttttggctcaTGCATAAGTTAAatccataataataataatagtaacaacaataataataatgatgttttttttttctttcaaataataataataataataatgcttATTCATTTGGTACATTCCGTTCATCGGTCAATGATGAGTTCTCAGTCAAAGCACAGCAACGCAACATCCTAAGTAAGTCCAAAGAGAGTAATTAAGAATCCTAAGTAAGACCAaagaaagagataaataaattaaactaaaatgtTAGTATAAGGTTAATGGTTATCTCAAGGATTTACTCGCTCAATATACTAAAATTCTTAGTAATGAATATAAGCACTACaattaattgaaaatttgatttctttcaCAACATAAGCACtgattgtttataaaaaaaatagcgaaagggatatatatataataccTTGCAATGCAATATTGATAATATAAAACACTTTTGTGCAGCTCTTATTATGAGACATGATTCTCCTTTATGGGTCAATCAAATAATGCTGAATTTTGTAGTATTTTATAGGTGTAGATCGTTTTTGCAAATCAGTATATATAATGTCATATAGGTTGGGTGTCCTCATCcatgaaacaataaaaaatacctCTAATTCTTTGAAAGATTCGTATGCATTATAGTTTATTGTAAAATGTCAACTCTAATGCATATATAAGGACAAAATCAACCAAATGTTTTCACAATTCTTAATATCCATTGATAGGCTCTccccattttcatttttttggtaCGTTATTTTTTCTCTGCCAATTCTATACTTTAATACTCTTCGAATATCTGTCATCACATACACACACACTTACACTCTGATCAAAATTTGTATTCATATGAATATGATCAGCACATATTATGGGTGAGGCATGTTTTCCTTGTTTGGTCTCTAATAGTCCCAGACAGTGCCACATTCTCCATTTTCAAACTTGTCTCTCTCCCGGTTCTTCTGCATATTGAACTTTGAagcataataattaattaataatatactGTGGCTATTCACATGGAGCACATGATCTATAATAGTAAGTTAGCtagattaattaattgaaaCTACAAAgcttatattattaatttctttaaGAGAATAGCTAAACATGCAGTCTCATTATGTCTAAGATTGAACATCTAAAGCGTGACTCGAGTAACCAAAATATCcaacaaattttaattagaaAGGGTCTAATACCATATTAAAATTTGGATATAGATCTCATCCAACATATAGAACTTATCAAGAATTGTGAAGTTGTGATCATCTCAAAATTTGAGCagtttttcaacattcaacaaaAAACCTTGAGTAGGGAAACGTTgatgttaatattaattaataataatacagTACACATATAATGGGGATTGACAAAGACATCGCTCGGTAATTTTAGCCACATACCATATGGTTGCGGTATTCAACAAATTAAAAGAGTTTGGTGCATCAGAAGTCAATAAAGTTGATATAAATTTCAACTCCCTCTTCTCtcatatagattttttttagaagaaagcTTCAATTTGTCAAATGTTTTGCTAACAA from Medicago truncatula cultivar Jemalong A17 chromosome 8, MtrunA17r5.0-ANR, whole genome shotgun sequence includes the following:
- the LOC11415861 gene encoding protein MALE DISCOVERER 2, with translation MECIWDRFGLWLRIYIGLICIWGIRLCWSLNDEGIALWEFRVRIISDPYGALLNWNPNDSNPCKWMGVHCVDGKVQILDLNGQSLEGTLTPHLGKLNHLKSLVLCKNNFSGTIPKELGDLDNLKLLDLRENNLTGNIPAEIGRMLLLKQLLVHDNKIEGGGSQELGNMELPSKSLFSDNYSSPLTSLFQCKNRKFAHCIWYRDLKQWNEEKSLAVPIKGALKRYLKAMVLQLFKLGKAASHGYEENYWGNLPSSDESEFGPDVSNLISSARRKLLDQSNNLAAAPYSGGPTIQISVIPISISSGSFPAVPDANKKQNQSSAPLHSATGFPHDNQTSQPNSANGAPSKLWKYIIIFFGVVFLAIFTVIMFCILRKRAAKVIKPWKTGISGQLQKAFVTGVPKLNRAELETACEDFSNIINSFEKCTIYKGTLSSGVEIAVDSTVVTSSEDWSKNMEMAYRRKIASLSRVNHKNFTNLIGYCDEEEPFTRMMVLEYAPNGSLFEHLHVKEIEHLDWMARMRVIMGTAYCLQYMHHDLNPPVSHSNLNSVAILLTDDFAAKVSEISFGSNGLSPASTVGDESKKSELPPHQGPETDVYNFGILLLEIISGKLPYSEEQGLLVNWAAEHLNDKRNIGCLIDPTLESFKDNELDVICEVIKECVQSDQRLRPTMKEVTHKLREVLSISPDQAVPRLSPLWWAELEILSVEAT